In Oncorhynchus gorbuscha isolate QuinsamMale2020 ecotype Even-year linkage group LG08, OgorEven_v1.0, whole genome shotgun sequence, one genomic interval encodes:
- the LOC124041846 gene encoding transmembrane protein 68-like has product MSDGNESCMFRDGAEFVACIFHTFEEWSGLGPLEDYLSYLEYLAWVFTPLVVVFILPFLIVILLYLSILFLHVYKHKNQLREAYSNNLWDGARKTLATLWDGHGFIWHGYEIHGMEKIPDEGAALIVYYHGAIPIDYYYFLANVIIQKGRIVHSVADHFLFKVPGFKLLLEVFSVIHGPQQECVKALKSGHLLGISPGGVREALLSDETYQLLWGKRKGFAQVAIDSKVPIIPMFTQNVREGFRSLGGLSIFRWSYEKFRVPMAPVYGAFPVKFRTYLGDPIPYDPNIGAAELAEKTNQAVQALIDRHQIIPGNVLRALLERFHSRHKEK; this is encoded by the exons ATGTCAGATGGGAACGAGTCCTGCATGTTCAGAGATGGAGCCGAGTTTGTGGCCTGCATCTTTCACACATTCGAGGAATGGTCAGGACTAGGACCCCTGGAAGACTATCTGAGCTATCTGGAGTACCTGGCCTGGGTTTTCACCCCTCTGGTTGTTGTTTTCATCCTGCCCTTCCTCATTGtgatcctcctctacctctccataCTCTTCCTCCATGTGTACAAACACAAGAACCAGCTCAGGGAGGCCTACTCCAACAACCTGTGGGATGGTGCTAGGAAAACTCTGGCAACGTTGTGGGATGGCCACGGGTTCATATGGCacg GATATGAAATCCATGGTATGGAGAAGATTCCAGATGAAGGAGCAGCTCTTATAGTCTATTATCATGGGGCTATTCCCATCGACTATTATTACTTTCTGGCAAATGTCATCATTCAGAAGGGACGGATAGTTCACTCAGTCGCTGATCACTTTCTGTTCAAAGTTCCAG GGTTCAAGCTGCTGTTGGAGGTGTTTAGTGTGATCCATGGGCCCCAGCAAGAGTGTGTGAAGGCACTGAAAAGTGGCCACCTCCTGGGCATCTCACCTGGAGGCGTGAGGGAGGCGCTCCTCAGTGACGAGACCTATCAACTGCTCTGGGGGAAGAGAAAGGGCTTCGCACAAGTGGCTATCGATTCCAAAGTG CCAATAATTCCCATGTTTACTCAAAACGTCAGGGAAGGATTCCGATCTCTCGGCGGGTTAA GCATTTTCAGATGGTCCTATGAAAAATTCCGCGTGCCGATGGCCCCCGTCTATGGGGCTTTTCCTGTGAAGTTTCGTACATACTTAGGTGACCCCATCCCATATGACCCTAACATTGGTGCAGCAGAGTTAGCTGAAAAG ACCAATCAAGCAGTTCAAGCACTCATTGACAGACACCAAATTATTCCCGGGAATGTCCTTCGAGCACTACTAGAGCGATTCCACAGCAGGCATAAAGAAAAATAG